One Nostoc sp. UHCC 0302 DNA window includes the following coding sequences:
- a CDS encoding SDR family oxidoreductase, with protein sequence MNVAIIGCGYVGYAVAQYWQQKLNFFVSATTTSPERVPALQSVAQRVTVIQGNDLENLKSVLQNQDAVLLSVGAKGADVYEETYLQTAKSLVSVLGQIPSVKQLIYTGSYAVYGDRNGVWVDEETPLAPANLNAQILRKTEDVLLSASNENLRVCILRLGGIYGPGRELMKIFNRYSGTTRPGNGEDITNWIHLDDIVGAVEFARNQRLEGIYNLVDDAHLTSREMLDSLFEKYNLPKVIWDTSVKSIRPYNAWVSNEKIKEAGYQLIHSQMLF encoded by the coding sequence ATGAATGTTGCAATCATTGGTTGTGGTTATGTTGGTTATGCAGTTGCTCAATATTGGCAGCAAAAGCTGAATTTTTTTGTGAGCGCCACCACAACATCCCCTGAGCGGGTTCCAGCGCTACAATCAGTCGCCCAAAGAGTTACAGTTATCCAAGGCAATGACCTAGAAAATCTAAAATCAGTTTTGCAAAATCAAGATGCTGTACTTTTGAGTGTTGGTGCAAAAGGTGCAGATGTCTATGAAGAAACTTATTTGCAAACTGCCAAAAGTTTAGTTTCAGTCTTGGGGCAGATTCCTAGCGTGAAACAATTAATATATACAGGAAGTTATGCAGTATATGGTGATAGAAATGGTGTATGGGTAGATGAAGAAACACCGCTTGCACCTGCCAATTTAAATGCACAAATTCTCCGCAAAACGGAGGATGTGTTGCTATCAGCATCTAACGAAAATCTGCGAGTTTGTATCTTGCGCTTGGGAGGAATTTATGGCCCTGGTAGAGAACTGATGAAAATATTTAACCGATATTCTGGTACAACCCGTCCTGGTAATGGCGAGGATATAACTAATTGGATTCACCTTGATGATATTGTTGGTGCTGTAGAATTTGCCCGTAACCAGCGCTTAGAAGGTATTTACAATTTGGTGGATGATGCTCATTTGACTAGTCGAGAAATGCTAGATAGCCTATTTGAAAAATATAATTTACCTAAAGTTATATGGGATACTTCTGTCAAGAGTATTCGCCCATATAATGCTTGGGTATCGAATGAAAAAATTAAAGAAGCTGGATACCAGTTGATTCATTCACAGATGCTTTTTTAA
- a CDS encoding DUF3598 family protein: MTHLQEQHWEKLFGFLDTEDKPMYGTWTVYSPEKEIIKSSQGIRNLRANADKTVITHTNQFPSPDGSMLEKQWQMPKETCNLPDGLLHPANPSKRALALIDDGSSAWVTQKLESGHNFSAELFLKHEDWNTSIGSIYAENGDLEKILYLREHLNSFPDIATGKEITHLLGNWIGTKQSITSDLKISEAEEIHNLVLDPTGGKNESFYLPDGVVLNIPKKLSIGQEFDIVAAKLVAENRYKRLTAKYNSFGVFVLLISEVFKSDNEDV, translated from the coding sequence ATGACGCATCTACAAGAACAACATTGGGAAAAATTATTTGGATTTCTGGATACAGAAGACAAGCCTATGTATGGTACATGGACTGTTTATTCTCCAGAAAAAGAAATCATCAAGTCTTCTCAAGGTATTAGGAATTTGCGGGCAAATGCAGATAAAACAGTAATTACTCACACAAATCAGTTTCCATCGCCAGATGGGAGTATGCTCGAAAAACAATGGCAAATGCCAAAAGAAACTTGTAATCTACCAGATGGATTATTACATCCAGCTAACCCATCTAAAAGGGCGTTAGCTCTTATTGATGATGGTAGTAGTGCTTGGGTGACTCAAAAACTGGAATCAGGACACAATTTTTCGGCTGAGTTGTTTTTGAAACATGAAGATTGGAATACTAGCATAGGTAGTATCTATGCAGAGAATGGTGATTTAGAGAAAATTTTATATTTGCGTGAACATTTAAACAGCTTTCCTGACATAGCAACAGGCAAGGAAATAACTCATTTATTAGGAAATTGGATAGGTACAAAGCAATCCATCACTTCTGATTTAAAAATTTCCGAAGCCGAAGAAATTCACAATTTAGTTTTAGACCCAACTGGAGGCAAGAATGAAAGTTTTTACTTACCTGATGGCGTAGTTTTGAATATTCCTAAAAAACTGAGTATAGGACAAGAATTTGACATAGTAGCTGCTAAGTTAGTTGCAGAAAATCGCTATAAACGCCTCACTGCTAAATATAATAGTTTTGGTGTATTCGTACTGTTAATCTCAGAAGTATTTAAATCAGATAATGAAGATGTATAA
- a CDS encoding endonuclease domain-containing protein — translation MNNPIPKQPLPRKDEENRNIIIGQKVNSVKVQRAKELRQQMTPEEKILWQHLRANRLHGLHFRRQQIIDGFIADFYCHKAGLVVEVDGKIHEQQVEYDLERDKVLLAKGLRLLRIKNEEVIQEINKVLMCIYKACSEET, via the coding sequence ATGAATAATCCAATACCAAAGCAACCCTTGCCACGGAAAGATGAGGAAAATCGCAATATTATCATCGGACAAAAAGTAAACTCAGTTAAAGTGCAACGTGCCAAAGAACTTCGCCAGCAAATGACACCAGAAGAAAAAATACTTTGGCAACATCTTCGTGCTAATCGCTTGCATGGTTTACACTTTCGTCGTCAGCAAATTATTGATGGTTTTATTGCAGATTTCTACTGTCACAAAGCTGGATTAGTGGTAGAAGTAGACGGAAAAATTCATGAGCAACAAGTCGAATATGATCTAGAACGAGATAAAGTTTTGTTAGCGAAGGGACTGCGTTTATTGCGGATTAAAAATGAAGAAGTAATACAGGAAATTAATAAGGTTTTGATGTGTATTTATAAAGCTTGTTCTGAAGAGACCTAA
- a CDS encoding Nif11-like leader peptide family natural product precursor, which yields MTQHNAAQLFKAVKQNQALKQRLKATSDPEAFVKIAKDRGYEFTVEELHTEISKLSEEDLAAIVNPGLAPRRHIHPR from the coding sequence ATGACACAGCACAATGCTGCCCAACTTTTTAAAGCAGTAAAACAAAACCAAGCATTAAAGCAAAGGCTAAAAGCAACATCTGACCCAGAAGCCTTTGTCAAGATTGCTAAAGACCGTGGTTATGAGTTTACTGTCGAAGAACTGCACACTGAGATTAGTAAATTGTCTGAAGAAGATTTAGCAGCCATTGTCAATCCAGGTTTAGCACCTCGACGCCATATTCATCCCAGGTAA
- a CDS encoding alpha/beta hydrolase produces the protein MKVQINGIELFYDIKGAGEPLLLVAGFLCDHAYWSLLMPSLISRYQVIRVDNRGMGRSSAPDSPYSLKQMAGDIAALLDHIGIDKVHLAGHSMGGQIAQELVLAHPEKVQSLILLSSLAKGDERFNSIIETWGDLLNNVNLKLYEKVVLPWIFTDEFYSIPGMIEGLIEFAIKYPFPPATHTLYHHSRAILDFDTTDRLKHIHCPTLVLVGKQDVLTPIKFSEQLAQAISNAKLLVLERGGHGFLVESPDAVASAILKFLGSFTPTFTK, from the coding sequence GTGAAAGTTCAAATTAACGGGATTGAGTTGTTCTACGACATTAAGGGAGCGGGTGAGCCTCTGCTATTAGTGGCTGGCTTCTTGTGCGATCATGCCTATTGGTCATTACTAATGCCCTCATTGATTTCACGTTATCAGGTGATTCGCGTAGACAATCGAGGTATGGGGCGTAGTTCTGCTCCTGACAGTCCTTATAGTCTCAAGCAGATGGCTGGTGATATTGCAGCATTGCTTGATCATATCGGTATTGATAAGGTACATTTAGCAGGCCACTCCATGGGTGGTCAGATTGCTCAAGAGCTGGTATTAGCACACCCCGAAAAGGTACAAAGTCTGATACTACTCTCATCTTTGGCAAAGGGTGATGAACGATTTAACAGTATTATCGAGACTTGGGGTGATTTGCTTAACAATGTAAACCTAAAGCTTTATGAAAAGGTGGTACTGCCCTGGATATTTACCGATGAGTTTTACTCAATTCCTGGGATGATAGAAGGCTTAATTGAATTTGCAATCAAATATCCCTTCCCGCCTGCTACTCATACACTCTATCATCACAGCCGAGCTATCCTTGACTTTGACACAACAGACCGCCTCAAACACATTCATTGCCCTACTCTAGTTCTGGTTGGTAAACAAGACGTTCTCACCCCAATCAAATTTTCTGAGCAACTTGCTCAAGCTATTTCCAACGCTAAACTTCTAGTCCTCGAACGTGGCGGTCATGGCTTTTTGGTAGAGTCGCCAGATGCTGTAGCTTCAGCCATACTGAAGTTTCTGGGAAGTTTTACCCCAACTTTTACTAAGTAG
- a CDS encoding redoxin family protein produces MFADRKGQRVPNVTFRTRKDNQWVNVTTDELFAGKTVVVFSLPGAYTPTCSSTHLPGYNELAKVFKQNGVDDIICISVNDAFVMNEWAKDQEASNITVIPDGNGEFTEGMGMLVDKSDLGFGKRSWRYSMLVKDGVIENMFIEPDEPGDPFKVSDAETMLRYINPQAAKPEVVSLFAKVGCPFCARAKTMLKEHGLDYEEIVLGKDITTRSLRAVTGATTVPQVFIDGKLIGGSEALEAYLAAK; encoded by the coding sequence ATGTTCGCCGATCGCAAAGGACAAAGAGTTCCCAACGTCACGTTCCGTACTCGTAAGGACAACCAGTGGGTGAATGTGACAACCGATGAGCTGTTTGCTGGTAAGACAGTTGTTGTTTTCTCTTTACCAGGTGCTTATACTCCGACTTGCTCATCAACTCATCTTCCTGGTTACAATGAGTTGGCTAAGGTTTTTAAGCAAAACGGTGTCGATGACATTATCTGTATTTCTGTCAATGATGCTTTTGTGATGAACGAATGGGCAAAGGATCAAGAGGCAAGTAATATCACAGTAATTCCTGACGGAAATGGTGAATTTACTGAAGGCATGGGAATGCTAGTAGATAAATCAGACTTGGGCTTTGGTAAGCGATCGTGGCGCTATTCTATGCTGGTGAAAGATGGTGTAATCGAAAATATGTTCATTGAGCCAGATGAGCCTGGAGATCCCTTTAAGGTATCCGATGCTGAGACAATGCTTAGATATATCAACCCCCAAGCAGCGAAGCCAGAAGTAGTTTCCCTGTTTGCGAAAGTGGGTTGTCCTTTCTGCGCCCGCGCTAAAACAATGCTCAAAGAACATGGTCTAGACTACGAAGAAATAGTCTTAGGGAAAGATATTACCACGCGCTCTTTACGGGCGGTTACAGGTGCGACAACAGTTCCCCAAGTATTTATCGATGGTAAATTAATTGGGGGTTCTGAGGCATTAGAAGCCTATTTAGCAGCAAAGTAG
- a CDS encoding pentapeptide repeat-containing protein — MSELERYYRVLELEPGATLEEVNQAYKDLVFVWHPDRIPKENLRLQQKAQDKLKAINEARDKLRSSKAKHQTTPYSQPYSQPYSPPHQQKKSSPTTDSSHHPPKQNSDLSGKDYSRANLSNKDLSGRNLSYANLSGADLSDTFMHKVNLRGADLSEANLFRANLLLADLREANLRAANLIGADLSGADLRGADLTGARIRSGERLLVKLIGANLAGAIMPDGAIHQ, encoded by the coding sequence ATGAGTGAGTTGGAGCGGTACTATAGAGTCTTGGAATTAGAGCCTGGGGCAACGCTTGAGGAAGTGAACCAGGCTTACAAAGATTTAGTCTTTGTTTGGCATCCCGATCGCATTCCAAAAGAAAATCTCCGCTTACAGCAAAAAGCACAAGACAAGCTCAAAGCAATTAATGAGGCTCGTGACAAATTGCGCTCTTCAAAAGCTAAACATCAGACTACCCCTTACTCACAACCTTACTCACAACCTTATTCACCGCCACATCAACAGAAAAAATCATCGCCAACAACCGATTCAAGCCATCATCCACCAAAGCAAAACTCGGACTTGAGTGGCAAAGACTATAGTCGGGCGAATTTGAGTAATAAAGATTTATCTGGTAGAAACCTGAGTTATGCGAACTTGAGTGGTGCTGATCTCAGTGATACTTTTATGCACAAAGTGAATCTCAGAGGAGCAGATTTATCTGAAGCAAATTTATTTCGGGCAAACCTACTTTTAGCTGATCTCAGGGAAGCGAATTTGCGGGCTGCTAATTTAATCGGAGCGGATCTCAGCGGAGCAGATTTGCGGGGAGCTGACTTGACAGGAGCGCGGATTCGCTCTGGCGAACGCTTGCTCGTGAAACTGATTGGTGCTAACTTGGCTGGAGCAATCATGCCTGATGGCGCAATTCATCAGTAA
- a CDS encoding thioredoxin domain-containing protein, which translates to MRTFFSLLGQLLQYLRTWSGIGLLCLILSWSLPAQAASDINPQLEKQVLQIIREHPQAILESVQAFQQEQQQKLKQARQGFLQDLKTNPEAVIGESPTTGPTQSKILLVEFSDFQCPYCAEAHKNLKQLLAKHEGEVRLVYKNLPLASIHAEALPSATAAWAANRQGKFWEYYDALFTNQKQLGEALYLDIAKNLNLDLDKFKRDRSLATPAIGKDVQLAQKLGIPGTPFFIVNSPTVSGVIQPPDLQSIFANADSK; encoded by the coding sequence ATGCGTACATTTTTTTCTTTGTTAGGGCAACTACTTCAGTATCTACGTACTTGGTCAGGAATAGGACTACTGTGTCTAATTTTAAGCTGGTCACTTCCTGCACAAGCCGCTAGCGATATCAATCCGCAACTGGAAAAACAAGTATTACAAATCATCCGTGAACACCCACAAGCAATTCTCGAATCTGTTCAGGCATTCCAACAGGAACAGCAGCAGAAACTCAAGCAAGCACGGCAAGGATTTTTACAGGATTTAAAAACCAATCCTGAAGCAGTGATTGGTGAATCTCCCACGACGGGGCCAACTCAATCAAAAATTTTGCTTGTAGAATTCTCAGACTTTCAATGTCCCTACTGTGCTGAAGCGCATAAAAACTTAAAACAATTGTTAGCAAAGCATGAAGGTGAAGTCAGATTAGTTTATAAAAACTTACCGCTGGCTTCAATTCATGCTGAAGCGTTACCATCTGCAACAGCGGCTTGGGCAGCAAATCGGCAAGGTAAATTCTGGGAATATTATGATGCTTTATTTACCAATCAAAAGCAACTGGGTGAAGCGTTGTATTTGGATATTGCTAAAAATCTGAATTTGGATTTAGATAAATTTAAACGCGATCGCAGTCTTGCGACTCCCGCAATTGGCAAAGATGTTCAGCTTGCTCAAAAATTGGGGATTCCTGGCACACCTTTCTTTATAGTTAATAGTCCAACTGTCTCAGGAGTAATACAGCCACCAGACCTCCAAAGTATATTTGCTAATGCTGATAGTAAGTAA
- a CDS encoding alpha/beta hydrolase — MQPSAIANITSLTPSSTQFYTWQNYRCAYELHQPTNTTPEGIPLLLIHPIGVGLSRQFWQRFCREWYNTSHLNPIYNPDLLGCGESDMPHVAYTPGDWAEQLQYFLQTVVQKPVIVVVQGALLPVAIELVQKESNLIAGLILAGPPAWAVITKKSPEWRQKVIWNLLDSPFGSAFYRYARTPKFLRSFSTRQLFADDHAVDAEWLNTLVAGAANLANRHAVFSFLAGFWRQDYSSAIASIQQPTLVVVGETASSISEEGKKETPSERLADYLASLPQGRGIKMNGRNVLPYESTAEFVAAIAPFIDEFS; from the coding sequence ATGCAACCATCTGCTATAGCTAATATAACCAGTCTAACACCATCTTCTACTCAGTTTTACACTTGGCAAAATTACCGCTGCGCCTACGAGTTACATCAACCAACTAATACAACACCTGAAGGTATTCCTTTACTGTTAATTCATCCTATTGGTGTTGGCTTATCGCGGCAATTTTGGCAGAGATTTTGCCGTGAATGGTATAATACAAGCCACCTCAATCCAATCTATAACCCTGATTTACTCGGATGTGGTGAAAGTGATATGCCTCATGTGGCTTACACTCCTGGTGATTGGGCAGAACAGTTGCAATACTTTTTACAAACAGTAGTGCAGAAACCTGTAATTGTGGTAGTGCAAGGCGCTTTATTGCCAGTTGCAATAGAATTAGTTCAAAAGGAATCAAATTTAATTGCCGGACTTATACTAGCCGGGCCGCCAGCTTGGGCTGTAATTACAAAAAAATCACCTGAGTGGCGACAAAAAGTTATTTGGAATTTATTAGATTCGCCTTTTGGTAGTGCTTTTTATCGGTATGCACGCACTCCCAAATTTTTGCGTTCTTTCTCCACTCGCCAATTATTTGCTGATGATCATGCTGTTGATGCAGAATGGTTAAATACATTGGTTGCAGGTGCAGCAAATCTTGCCAATCGCCATGCAGTATTTTCTTTTTTAGCGGGGTTTTGGCGACAAGATTATAGTAGTGCGATCGCCTCAATTCAGCAACCCACACTTGTAGTCGTCGGCGAAACAGCATCAAGTATCAGCGAAGAAGGCAAAAAAGAAACACCCTCTGAACGCTTAGCTGATTATCTCGCCAGTTTACCTCAAGGTCGGGGAATAAAAATGAATGGGCGAAATGTTTTACCCTATGAATCAACGGCTGAATTTGTAGCTGCGATCGCTCCATTTATAGATGAATTTTCTTAA
- a CDS encoding glutathione peroxidase, translating into MGSTISDIAVKTINGKDKQLSEYTGKVLLIVNVASYCGYTSQYDGLEKLNQEFGDAGLSILGFPCNDFGAQEPGSNEEIVQFCTSKYGVSFDLFDKVHAKGSQQHPLYERLTKAVEPTGPVAWNFEKFLVNKQGEVVARFSSSVQPYSPELIATIKRELAK; encoded by the coding sequence ATGGGTAGCACAATTTCTGATATTGCAGTCAAAACTATTAATGGCAAGGATAAGCAGCTAAGTGAGTATACCGGGAAGGTACTGTTAATTGTGAATGTAGCTTCATATTGCGGTTATACCTCCCAATATGACGGACTAGAAAAGTTGAACCAAGAGTTTGGGGACGCTGGGTTAAGTATTTTGGGTTTTCCCTGCAACGATTTTGGAGCGCAGGAACCAGGAAGCAACGAAGAAATCGTACAATTCTGTACAAGCAAGTATGGTGTGAGCTTTGATCTGTTCGATAAAGTTCATGCTAAAGGCTCCCAGCAACACCCACTTTATGAGCGACTTACTAAGGCCGTTGAGCCAACGGGGCCTGTTGCTTGGAACTTTGAAAAATTTTTAGTCAATAAGCAAGGTGAAGTAGTAGCTCGATTTAGTAGTAGTGTTCAACCTTATTCACCAGAATTAATTGCCACAATTAAGAGAGAATTAGCAAAATAG
- a CDS encoding Lin0512 family protein has protein sequence MARKRLIIEMGMGIDQHGQEPTVAAARAVRNAIAHNALPGVWEVAGLNDPNQMIVEVEVAVPYPEQVREEEVLAVLPFGRKTLTVQSGGMVVQGKAIPALNDKNDEMLIAIAAVTVLIEND, from the coding sequence ATGGCGCGTAAACGCTTGATTATCGAGATGGGAATGGGAATAGACCAGCATGGACAAGAACCGACGGTAGCAGCAGCTAGAGCAGTACGTAATGCGATCGCTCACAATGCTTTACCCGGTGTTTGGGAAGTTGCTGGCTTAAATGACCCTAATCAAATGATTGTCGAAGTTGAAGTAGCAGTACCCTATCCAGAACAAGTCAGGGAAGAGGAGGTACTAGCTGTACTACCTTTTGGTCGCAAAACCCTTACTGTACAATCTGGGGGGATGGTGGTTCAAGGAAAAGCAATTCCTGCTCTGAACGATAAAAATGACGAAATGTTGATAGCGATCGCCGCTGTCACCGTTCTCATCGAAAATGATTAG
- a CDS encoding Rieske 2Fe-2S domain-containing protein, which translates to MALNTKILETEPPTSISETLEEKQEFNWRQCWYPVCFLQDLPTNRPYSFSLYDEPFVLFRNKDGQLVCLTDRCPHRAAKLSEGQIIDGKIECLYHGWQFGDNGECLHIPQLATDAKIPVNACVPSFKVVERQDIIWVWAGESETAVDELIPTLADVDKPGFIYTDFMLDLPYDQTYLIENVTDPAHVAISHHATRGGGNRKNAQPLEIEVLESSVKGIRGRWRGTNKSNETWKYIDFVAPTLVLNTAYIEERGWTFGLALYSIPLGKGRCRLLARGYRNFMNLGVKLRPRWLDHLNTNKILEQDLPLIVGQQAEIERLEASLKELYLPLKTSDTLVVEYRKWLDKFGASLPFYHGYSTRKNTGNGEFNQQPMLLNRFSRHTLICSSCNRAYQVTKRLQQSCIVVAIALAFIAILADTSGTKIAIISAAVTAVALAAISQKLKTHFEHSYTRH; encoded by the coding sequence ATGGCATTAAATACAAAGATATTAGAGACAGAACCACCAACTTCTATCTCTGAGACACTAGAGGAGAAGCAAGAATTTAACTGGCGGCAATGTTGGTATCCTGTCTGTTTTCTACAAGACCTACCAACTAACCGTCCTTACAGCTTTTCTTTATACGATGAACCTTTCGTTTTGTTTAGAAACAAAGATGGACAACTTGTTTGTTTAACAGATCGTTGTCCTCACCGTGCAGCTAAACTCTCTGAAGGTCAGATAATTGACGGCAAAATTGAATGCTTATACCACGGTTGGCAGTTTGGCGATAATGGTGAATGTCTGCATATCCCCCAGTTAGCAACAGATGCAAAGATTCCGGTTAATGCCTGCGTGCCATCTTTTAAAGTTGTAGAACGTCAAGATATCATTTGGGTGTGGGCAGGAGAAAGCGAAACTGCTGTGGATGAACTCATCCCAACCCTAGCAGATGTAGATAAACCGGGATTTATATATACAGACTTTATGTTGGATCTACCTTATGACCAAACATACCTGATAGAGAATGTCACAGATCCTGCTCATGTCGCTATCAGTCATCACGCTACCAGGGGCGGTGGTAATCGCAAAAATGCTCAACCACTAGAGATAGAAGTGTTAGAGAGTTCAGTTAAGGGTATTCGAGGCAGATGGCGAGGAACGAACAAATCAAATGAAACCTGGAAATATATTGATTTTGTTGCTCCAACTTTAGTTTTGAACACTGCTTATATTGAAGAACGAGGTTGGACATTTGGGCTAGCTTTGTATTCAATCCCTCTAGGTAAAGGGCGATGTCGTCTTCTAGCCAGAGGTTATCGTAATTTTATGAATTTGGGAGTCAAGCTCAGACCTCGTTGGCTTGATCACTTGAATACTAACAAAATATTAGAGCAAGATTTGCCCCTCATTGTAGGGCAACAAGCAGAAATTGAGCGATTGGAGGCCAGTCTTAAAGAATTATATTTGCCGTTGAAGACATCTGACACGTTGGTAGTTGAATACCGCAAGTGGCTAGATAAATTTGGTGCATCTTTGCCTTTTTATCATGGTTATTCTACTAGGAAAAATACTGGTAATGGCGAGTTTAATCAACAACCAATGTTGCTAAACAGATTCTCGCGACACACACTAATATGTAGTTCCTGTAATCGAGCTTATCAGGTAACAAAACGATTACAACAAAGCTGTATAGTCGTTGCGATCGCTCTAGCTTTTATTGCGATACTTGCAGATACTTCCGGAACCAAAATAGCAATAATTTCGGCTGCTGTGACAGCGGTTGCTTTAGCAGCCATATCTCAGAAACTCAAAACTCACTTTGAGCATTCTTACACTCGCCATTAA